The segment ACGCGCCAGGAATCCGGCAAGAAATGATCGAGTCATTATGGCCATTACGGCATCTTTATCCACTCCACTCTTTAAAAATTCCTCAAACAAACCTACACCGTGGGCTAAATCACGAATTGCATTGAATCCGAGTAGAGCCACTGCGTTAGATATGGTATTGCACTTTCGTCCCTGTGAATAGTAGGCGGAATTGGCGCATTGCAACACCCTGCTGGCAAGAGAATAATCTTTTAAAATCAACTTAGAAAGATCGGCATTAGTAGTACTGGCACTATGAGTTATCGCAATAAGTCCTTGGACATGTTGAGTGATTACTGGCAGTTCGCTCATATTAAGTCGAGCAAAGATATCAGACAGCGCTGTGGCAGAAAAAGCAGGGGGACGAGCGTTCATTTACGGTAATAGGAACCCATGATTGTGCGAATATTTGTCTTAATTAGCAAGTGGTAATCCAAAATTAATGAGAAATACAATTCCAAATCAAGTAGCATAAGTATAACCTACAGTATTAACGAATAAATTATAGCGTATTTTTTCCTTAATTGACTATTAAAATTATGCTAATCTCAAGAGAAGTCATTGCCAGAAATAAGATCATCGCTGTAAAAAACTGATGGGAGACTGGCAAGTTAGCATCCAAACTCCACCTGGTATTGACTGTGTTGTTGAGACCGTTATCAGATATAGAGAAATCCTGGGC is part of the Desulfobulbaceae bacterium genome and harbors:
- a CDS encoding HDOD domain-containing protein yields the protein MNARPPAFSATALSDIFARLNMSELPVITQHVQGLIAITHSASTTNADLSKLILKDYSLASRVLQCANSAYYSQGRKCNTISNAVALLGFNAIRDLAHGVGLFEEFLKSGVDKDAVMAIMTRSFLAGFLAR